In Panicum virgatum strain AP13 chromosome 5K, P.virgatum_v5, whole genome shotgun sequence, the genomic window CTGATTCAACTCTGTACCTCTGTGAGTGCTAGGATGAGAACATAAAGCAAACTCCTTAAAAAATATTGGAAGGTTTGTTGTCGAGCAGAATCGTGTGTTGACAGGAGTAtcgattaaaaagaaaaatatttcatgTCATGTTGTGCACGCATGATTTCCCTTTTAATATTGACTTGTATGACTGTatcagggaggaagaagatcgTGACGATGAGACAGACACTAGACGAGAAAGTTTTTCCTATGTTAAGCCTGATATTGAAGAGTTGGGAAATGCTTGTTGAAGCCTACTTTGTGCAGATTGATGGCACGCTGAACAAATTGATGGCAAACGTGCTAACGCACCCTCTTTTAGGAGATGAGTGAAATGGAAGAGGATAGAGGAATGGTCGGCAACTTTGTGCTCCAGGTGAATAGAAATTTGATGCCCTTCCTTTCCGTTTCATCATATTGGGGAATGTTTCTTGGTTGTGAACAAGTCGCTGGCAAATACATGCTCCAGGCTTCCGGTTCAATTCGTTTTAAAGTTGCCTGGATGAGGATTCTGATTTGGAGCTCAGGATTTATGATCTTTCTGACTCTATCCATCATTATGGGACATTGGACGGCAttatatttttagctcaaagGTAATATCTCTCTTTGAAACATGTAGAGCAGTTCAAATTTCCATTTTTTGCGTAGTTTTCCCTTTCATCATTCAAAATTATTACATGTATTTTGTTCCTGAATAGTGATAATTCAGTTTGAATTCTaataaacaagaattaaagGGTCAACATATAAATTGAatggtctttttttttctaaaattctCTATTTGCAAGATGTTTTCATTTCCACAATCTTCCTGCAAGATGCAGTACATCAGCGATTATATTAGGCACAATTTTCTGCAAGGGATATTAGGCGCAAATTTGGTCCACTATGAATTGGTGTTAATTGCTTGCATTTTATAGTGCTTAATTCTTTGGTAGTGCTGCTGTTAATTATTTGGTAGCGCAAATTTGACGACTCCTTAATTATTTGGTAGTGCTGCTGTAAATTCACCATATGTGGTTGCACCAGACTTTGGGAGGGCCTGTACAAAGGTGACGATAGACATGTTAGGAACCCGAGAGAAAACTCAGCTTGTTCTTATATCTCAGGTAAGAAGTTGGATTCTTGCTTTAGATAAACGAGTATCCGGACATTACAAAACCGAAGATCCTTTAGTTGTCAGTGTTGCCCTTTGATTGACCCACCTATCTTGGACCGATAGAACCAAGGGTCTTGTAGCAAACCAAATATTTTTACGCACAAATCCTAATATTCCATTTTCTTCTATCAATTCCaagagttttttttcttctgcatTCAATTCTGTCCCTTTTAAAGTGCATTCATCATTCAATGCCCGCAAAATGGCCGAGGTATGCTTCATGTGGTCAAAATAGACTGAAGATTTTAATCTGTAGTAGACTAAGAATATCTTACATGGCTGCCCAAAAAAATCTGGAAACATTCTTAATGGTCTTTTTTCCCCTCCATTCCTGGTTGCCAATTCTTATCTGCTGCACGGAAAGTACATTGGAAGTTCCATTTACACTACACTAAACCTATAATTTGAGATCTGTTGGAATTAACAAGCTGAAGTGGAACCTTCAATTGGTAAGGACATTCATGCAGAGCAACTTTTCTGCACACGTTATTTCAAGGACTTCACTGTGTAttcggattttaatttgataaaAAGGTGTATTATGGGCAGAAATGGCAATGTAGCATCCACAACACATTATCAATGCAGCTTTGAAAGATTTGGCACATTTTAATTCTGctcaaagatcagtatgtcagtCTTTTTACCGCTATGTTAATATCCAGCAGACTGATATGGCGTCGGGGTCTAGGAGGATAGCGTAGTGGAGAACGGAGGAAGAGGTGGGCTTGAGAAGTGGAACGGAGCAGGTACCGTGGCGGTGAGCTGTGAGGATGATTGACTTTGTGAGGATGATTCTAGGCAAATAACTGAGGATCGACTGTACAAATTTTACTCCCATGGATTATTTCAAGATATGCCTCTAGCTGATTCTAAAGTGCATTGTGTAATGCCTTAAAACTCATTGCAGattgttcttcttcttgaattTGGAGGTAGTCATCGTGGCCTAAAACAATTCGTACTAGTTATGACCTTCACCCATCGGATGCAGCTACGAAGGTAGTATTCTGATTTGCAGGTTCTATGGCCTAAAGAATGGGGGCGTATacaagatgcaaaaaaaaaaaaggatttgaGGTTTATAGCACCAGCACAGACCACATCCACATTGTAGAGAATACAAGTCAGTTTTTCCATAGTTCTGTTTTGTTATAATTTGCAGTATACAATTAACATGTGTAGTAATCTTGCTCGGATAAGTGGCTTCTGTTGGCAATGGAATTTCTGATTGATTTGGCTATACTAGCCGATGTAATTTTTCTTGATCAATGCTATACTAGGCATTTGGCTAGAGAGATCGATATATTTTCAGCACTCATTGAACTGACAAGTTTGTACTAG contains:
- the LOC120706998 gene encoding magnesium transporter MRS2-F-like isoform X2, producing the protein MEATDVGGPAEILDLDGLDLHIKNRLVALSGRVQKVKDGLEHLLDNGRKKIVTMRQTLDEKVFPMLSLILKSWEMLVEAYFVQIDGTLNKLMANVLTHPLLGDE